Proteins encoded within one genomic window of Panicum virgatum strain AP13 chromosome 1N, P.virgatum_v5, whole genome shotgun sequence:
- the LOC120656782 gene encoding transcription factor bHLH157-like isoform X1, which translates to MAAAALGALCRAGGWSYAAIWRSDRRDPRLLTIGECHCEDEARKVVEKMVNQAHVVGEGVIGRSLISGEYQWISDDIPFSLSQISDADNLGLFQGYTWWQHQFLSGIKTIAVVPIQAFGVAQFGSMQKVSESLEFLDQVKDALFLKESMSWHPSTKDVQKDVFTYNPQFQHNSPSTTDGLAHIKAEPENTQLLEDTMTVDSLKNFSIASSNHSLHSFNGFTSNESCIGLNPHIVAMPVNSKSISSVKVFQSDSNSRHSNISETENAPQITSTKQPGSSLTAAATSYSSLTDLPRMEHGLSCTPNKLRNCLQSEKSSFLDSYSSIFSTEADLKSTLFDNDTPFVQGDVIQEVGTSGSASYACELQELPNEIGGEAAGPTKQVRKVDSENHGLLESITFDPVINDWWDDTALLAGNTMHFGATGTNSVAGQANTDHVSVEERGLFSESTFEELLGFGGIVSPVMASTDPLGGSVSSCRLPRYNVQDSFSVCNAQVPALLLPSVNYASENDQSGASKAIPMSLQNLSIDDCGSLNTANSKVSQVKKPEGVKVVKKRARPGESTRPRPKDRQQIQERVKELREIVPNSAKCSIDALLDRTIKHMLFLQSVTKYAEKIKQADEPKMISKDSSAVLNDNSSGVVLKDDPSAGSNGGATWAYEVAGQTMVCPIIVEDLAPPGQMLVEMLCEERGFFLEIADTIRGFGLTILKGLMELRDGKIMARFLVEANKNVTRMDIFLSLVQLLQQNSHNRSSDQLTKVINNGVPSFAEHQQSPISIPVGLAGR; encoded by the exons TGTCATAGGAAGATCTCTAATTAGTGGGGAGTACCAATGGATTTCTGATGATATCCCCTTCAGTTTGTCTCAGATAAGCGATGCAGATAACCTAGGTTTATTTCAG GGTTATACTTGGTGGCAACATCAGTTCCTCAGTGGAATAAAG ACTATTGCAGTAGTACCTATCCAGGCGTTTGGTGTGGCACAGTTTGGTTCCATGCAAAAG GTTTCTGAAAGCTTAGAGTTTCTGGATCAAGTTAAAGATGCACTTTTTCTGAAGGAAAGTATGTCATGGCATCCTTCAACCAAAGATGTTCAGAAAGATGTTTTCACGTACAATCCGCAATTTCAACATAATTCTCCAAGCACCACAGATGGTCTTGCACATATTAAGGCTGAGCCAGAAAACACACAGCTCTTGGAGGACACAATGACAGTAGATTCTCTCAAGAACTTTTCCATTGCTTCAAGTAATCACTCTCTGCACTCTTTCAATGGTTTCACCTCCAATGAAAGTTGCATTGGTCTGAATCCTCACATAGTGGCCATGCCAGTGAACTCCAAGTCTATAAGTTCTGTTAAAGTATTTCAAAGTGACAGCAATTCGCGGCACAGTAATATTTCAGAAACCGAAAATGCACCACAAATTACATCCACTAAACAGCCAGGTTCTAGTCTGACAGCTGCAGCTACAAGTTATTCAAGTTTGACTGATCTTCCAAGAATGGAGCACGGACTGTCATGCACACCTAACAAGCTACGAAATTGCCTCCAAAGTGAAAAATCAAGCTTCCTGGATTCGTACTCATCAATATTTTCTACAGAAGCTGATCTGAAATCTACTTTATTTGACAATGACACCCCGTTTGTTCAAGGTGATGTGATCCAAGAGGTCGGTACTTCTGGATCTGCTTCTTATGCTTGTGAGCTCCAGGAATTACCAAATGAAATAGGGGGAGAAGCTGCAGGGCCCACAAAACAAGTAAGAAAAGTAGACAGTGAAAATCATGGCTTGCTTGAAAGCATAACATTCGATCCTGTCATAAATGATTGGTGGGATGACACTGCCTTACTAGCAGGAAACACTATGCATTTTGGTGCTACTGGCACGAATTCTGTTGCAGGACAGGCAAATACTGATCATGTATCAGTTGAAGAGAGGGGATTGTTTTCAGAATCTACCTTTGAGGAGCTGCTTGGCTTTGGTGGCATTGTTAGCCCAGTTATGGCTAGCACTGATCCGTTAGGTGGCTCTGTCTCAAGCTGTCGATTGCCAAGGTACAACGTTCAAGATTCATTTTCAGTGTGCAACGCACAAGTACCAGCATTGCTGCTCCCTTCCGTTAACTATGCATCCGAAAATGATCAAAGTGGAGCATCAAAGGCAATCCCAATGTCACTGCAGAATTTGTCTATTGATGACTGTGGCAGTTTGAACACTGCAAATTCcaaggtcagccaggtaaagaAGCCTGAAGGAGTGAAGGTTGTTAAGAAAAGAGCCAGGCCAGGTGAAAGCACACGGCCAAGACCAAAGGATCGACAGCAGATACAAGAGCGCGTCAAAGAGTTACGTGAGATAGTCCCGAATAGTGCAAAG TGTAGCATCGATGCTTTGTTGGACCGAACAATCAAGCATATGCTCTTTCTACAAAGTGTAACAAAGTATGCGGAAAAGATTAAGCAAGCTGATGAACCAAAG ATGATAAGCAAGGATAGTAGCGCAGTGTTAAATGATAACTCAAGTGGTGTCGTCCTGAAAGATGATCCAAGTGCTGGAAGCAATGGAGGTGCCACATGGGCCTATGAGGTTGCAGGGCAGACTATGGTTTGCCCAATAATCGTTGAGGATCTTGCACCGCCTGGTCAGATGCTTGTCGAG ATGCTATGTGAGGAACGTGGATTTTTCCTAGAGATAGCAGACACCATACGTGGATTTGGACTGACAATCTTGAAGGGACTGATGGAACTTCGTGATGGCAAGATAATGGCTCGATTTCTTGTTGAG GCAAACAAGAATGTGACCAGGATGGATATATTTTTATCACTTGTTCAGTTACTGCAGCAGAATAGCCACAATAGATCTTCGGACCAGCTAACTAAGGTTATTAACAATGGCGTTCCATCTTTCGCGGAGCATCAGCAATCTCCTATATCAATTCCAGTCGGCCTTGCCGGGAGATAG
- the LOC120656782 gene encoding transcription factor bHLH157-like isoform X2, with translation MQKVSESLEFLDQVKDALFLKESMSWHPSTKDVQKDVFTYNPQFQHNSPSTTDGLAHIKAEPENTQLLEDTMTVDSLKNFSIASSNHSLHSFNGFTSNESCIGLNPHIVAMPVNSKSISSVKVFQSDSNSRHSNISETENAPQITSTKQPGSSLTAAATSYSSLTDLPRMEHGLSCTPNKLRNCLQSEKSSFLDSYSSIFSTEADLKSTLFDNDTPFVQGDVIQEVGTSGSASYACELQELPNEIGGEAAGPTKQVRKVDSENHGLLESITFDPVINDWWDDTALLAGNTMHFGATGTNSVAGQANTDHVSVEERGLFSESTFEELLGFGGIVSPVMASTDPLGGSVSSCRLPRYNVQDSFSVCNAQVPALLLPSVNYASENDQSGASKAIPMSLQNLSIDDCGSLNTANSKVSQVKKPEGVKVVKKRARPGESTRPRPKDRQQIQERVKELREIVPNSAKCSIDALLDRTIKHMLFLQSVTKYAEKIKQADEPKMISKDSSAVLNDNSSGVVLKDDPSAGSNGGATWAYEVAGQTMVCPIIVEDLAPPGQMLVEMLCEERGFFLEIADTIRGFGLTILKGLMELRDGKIMARFLVEANKNVTRMDIFLSLVQLLQQNSHNRSSDQLTKVINNGVPSFAEHQQSPISIPVGLAGR, from the exons ATGCAAAAG GTTTCTGAAAGCTTAGAGTTTCTGGATCAAGTTAAAGATGCACTTTTTCTGAAGGAAAGTATGTCATGGCATCCTTCAACCAAAGATGTTCAGAAAGATGTTTTCACGTACAATCCGCAATTTCAACATAATTCTCCAAGCACCACAGATGGTCTTGCACATATTAAGGCTGAGCCAGAAAACACACAGCTCTTGGAGGACACAATGACAGTAGATTCTCTCAAGAACTTTTCCATTGCTTCAAGTAATCACTCTCTGCACTCTTTCAATGGTTTCACCTCCAATGAAAGTTGCATTGGTCTGAATCCTCACATAGTGGCCATGCCAGTGAACTCCAAGTCTATAAGTTCTGTTAAAGTATTTCAAAGTGACAGCAATTCGCGGCACAGTAATATTTCAGAAACCGAAAATGCACCACAAATTACATCCACTAAACAGCCAGGTTCTAGTCTGACAGCTGCAGCTACAAGTTATTCAAGTTTGACTGATCTTCCAAGAATGGAGCACGGACTGTCATGCACACCTAACAAGCTACGAAATTGCCTCCAAAGTGAAAAATCAAGCTTCCTGGATTCGTACTCATCAATATTTTCTACAGAAGCTGATCTGAAATCTACTTTATTTGACAATGACACCCCGTTTGTTCAAGGTGATGTGATCCAAGAGGTCGGTACTTCTGGATCTGCTTCTTATGCTTGTGAGCTCCAGGAATTACCAAATGAAATAGGGGGAGAAGCTGCAGGGCCCACAAAACAAGTAAGAAAAGTAGACAGTGAAAATCATGGCTTGCTTGAAAGCATAACATTCGATCCTGTCATAAATGATTGGTGGGATGACACTGCCTTACTAGCAGGAAACACTATGCATTTTGGTGCTACTGGCACGAATTCTGTTGCAGGACAGGCAAATACTGATCATGTATCAGTTGAAGAGAGGGGATTGTTTTCAGAATCTACCTTTGAGGAGCTGCTTGGCTTTGGTGGCATTGTTAGCCCAGTTATGGCTAGCACTGATCCGTTAGGTGGCTCTGTCTCAAGCTGTCGATTGCCAAGGTACAACGTTCAAGATTCATTTTCAGTGTGCAACGCACAAGTACCAGCATTGCTGCTCCCTTCCGTTAACTATGCATCCGAAAATGATCAAAGTGGAGCATCAAAGGCAATCCCAATGTCACTGCAGAATTTGTCTATTGATGACTGTGGCAGTTTGAACACTGCAAATTCcaaggtcagccaggtaaagaAGCCTGAAGGAGTGAAGGTTGTTAAGAAAAGAGCCAGGCCAGGTGAAAGCACACGGCCAAGACCAAAGGATCGACAGCAGATACAAGAGCGCGTCAAAGAGTTACGTGAGATAGTCCCGAATAGTGCAAAG TGTAGCATCGATGCTTTGTTGGACCGAACAATCAAGCATATGCTCTTTCTACAAAGTGTAACAAAGTATGCGGAAAAGATTAAGCAAGCTGATGAACCAAAG ATGATAAGCAAGGATAGTAGCGCAGTGTTAAATGATAACTCAAGTGGTGTCGTCCTGAAAGATGATCCAAGTGCTGGAAGCAATGGAGGTGCCACATGGGCCTATGAGGTTGCAGGGCAGACTATGGTTTGCCCAATAATCGTTGAGGATCTTGCACCGCCTGGTCAGATGCTTGTCGAG ATGCTATGTGAGGAACGTGGATTTTTCCTAGAGATAGCAGACACCATACGTGGATTTGGACTGACAATCTTGAAGGGACTGATGGAACTTCGTGATGGCAAGATAATGGCTCGATTTCTTGTTGAG GCAAACAAGAATGTGACCAGGATGGATATATTTTTATCACTTGTTCAGTTACTGCAGCAGAATAGCCACAATAGATCTTCGGACCAGCTAACTAAGGTTATTAACAATGGCGTTCCATCTTTCGCGGAGCATCAGCAATCTCCTATATCAATTCCAGTCGGCCTTGCCGGGAGATAG